In Lysinibacillus sp. FSL M8-0337, the following proteins share a genomic window:
- a CDS encoding YslB family protein: MLNNPSNTISSFGYELIRDHVLSSILGKHEDDVLYWAGKELARKFPCKSQDELIAFFADACWGTLVLTKESKDGRIFHLVNEPTLLQIQNRSFRLEAGFIAEQIQQVKGYLTECYDEKREKQQLVTFTIKWDVKERIMNTITNE, from the coding sequence ATGTTAAATAATCCATCTAATACTATCTCATCATTTGGATATGAGTTAATTCGTGATCATGTCCTATCTTCAATACTCGGTAAACATGAGGATGACGTACTATATTGGGCTGGCAAGGAGCTTGCGCGGAAGTTTCCTTGTAAAAGTCAAGATGAACTTATCGCATTTTTCGCAGATGCGTGCTGGGGTACTCTAGTATTGACAAAGGAGTCTAAAGATGGACGTATTTTCCATTTAGTGAATGAACCAACCCTTTTACAAATTCAAAATCGTAGCTTTAGACTTGAAGCAGGCTTTATTGCTGAACAAATTCAGCAAGTAAAAGGTTACTTGACTGAATGTTATGATGAGAAGCGTGAAAAACAACAGCTTGTCACGTTTACAATCAAATGGGATGTTAAAGAACGCATTATGAATACAATAACAAATGAATAA
- a CDS encoding aspartate kinase, which yields MASIVLKFGGPAIASTERIQEVAKIAMAKKERGYDVVVVTAAMGRTAKDLTKMVRALSDDASKREMDVLLSTSSQLSSALFAIALQEAGYDAVSLTGWQAGVQTDAKHFNARIDQIDVRRMQGHMTQGQIVVVAGEQGINAANNITTLGKGGAETTAVAIAAALDAERVEIYTNVDGVYTADPSHIEKARKLQEISYDEMLELSHLGSHILHPRAVELAKKFQIPVIIRSSVVDTVGTLLKEEVEMEKNLIVRGVAFEADIIRLTIGYDTYSTASLADMFAILAENRINVDIIVQAIIEGVKPSVSFTILKEEFAEALRVLENSKLSLGFSFADFEIGLAKVSIIGSGMASNPGVAARMFDRLRREDIPVKMVSTSEIKVSVVVPQDEMIRAANALHEEFNLEEEIHKQ from the coding sequence ATGGCAAGTATTGTATTGAAATTTGGTGGACCTGCAATCGCCTCAACAGAGCGGATTCAGGAGGTCGCTAAAATTGCAATGGCAAAAAAAGAGCGTGGCTATGATGTAGTAGTAGTGACAGCAGCGATGGGACGTACAGCTAAAGACTTAACGAAAATGGTACGTGCATTATCAGATGATGCCTCTAAACGTGAGATGGATGTACTGTTATCGACGAGCTCACAACTATCAAGTGCACTATTTGCAATCGCTTTGCAAGAGGCCGGTTATGATGCAGTGTCATTAACTGGCTGGCAAGCTGGTGTGCAGACAGATGCAAAACATTTTAATGCACGTATTGATCAAATCGATGTTCGTCGCATGCAAGGGCATATGACGCAAGGACAAATTGTTGTCGTTGCTGGGGAACAAGGGATAAATGCTGCCAACAATATTACAACACTTGGTAAGGGTGGAGCGGAAACGACAGCAGTAGCCATTGCAGCAGCATTAGATGCGGAGCGTGTTGAGATTTATACAAATGTCGATGGTGTCTATACAGCTGATCCAAGTCATATTGAAAAAGCGAGAAAGTTACAGGAGATTTCCTATGATGAAATGTTGGAACTTTCGCATTTAGGGTCACATATTCTACATCCACGTGCAGTGGAGTTGGCAAAAAAATTCCAAATACCGGTGATTATTCGTTCAAGTGTAGTGGATACAGTCGGTACTTTATTGAAGGAGGAAGTTGAAATGGAGAAAAATTTAATTGTACGTGGTGTTGCTTTCGAAGCAGATATTATTCGTCTAACAATTGGCTATGATACATATTCTACTGCTTCGTTAGCAGATATGTTTGCGATACTGGCAGAAAACCGCATTAATGTTGATATTATTGTTCAAGCTATTATTGAAGGTGTGAAACCATCTGTATCCTTTACCATTTTAAAAGAGGAATTCGCTGAAGCTTTACGTGTGTTAGAAAATAGTAAATTGTCGCTTGGTTTTAGCTTTGCTGATTTTGAGATTGGCTTAGCGAAAGTTTCGATTATTGGATCTGGGATGGCATCGAATCCTGGAGTAGCTGCCAGAATGTTTGATCGCTTACGTCGAGAGGATATTCCAGTAAAAATGGTGAGTACGTCGGAAATTAAAGTCTCTGTTGTTGTACCGCAAGACGAAATGATTCGTGCTGCCAATGCATTACACGAGGAGTTTAATTTAGAAGAAGAGATTCACAAACAGTAA
- a CDS encoding succinate dehydrogenase cytochrome b558 subunit, translating into MSKDREFLWRRLHSLLGIIPVGLFLTMHLFINFTATGGAESYNDATAVMEKIPFLILVEWIVIYIPLMFHAFYGVFIAFTATPNTGRFSTYRNWMFSLQRFTGVFLVIFIAWHIFQTRIQKALGTHVDYDMMANIVANPFMLGFYIVGILSATFHLTNGLWSFLVSWGITQSPQSQKIATYVTNVLFVILSVVGVAAILAFV; encoded by the coding sequence TTGTCGAAAGATCGAGAGTTTTTATGGCGTCGCTTACATTCTCTACTTGGGATCATTCCAGTAGGTCTGTTTTTAACGATGCACCTATTCATTAACTTTACAGCAACAGGCGGAGCAGAAAGTTACAATGATGCTACCGCAGTAATGGAAAAAATTCCATTTCTTATCCTAGTTGAGTGGATTGTCATCTACATTCCATTAATGTTCCACGCATTTTATGGTGTGTTCATTGCATTCACAGCTACACCAAATACAGGGCGTTTCAGCACATACCGTAACTGGATGTTCTCATTACAACGCTTCACAGGTGTATTTTTAGTAATTTTCATTGCATGGCATATTTTCCAAACTCGTATTCAAAAAGCGCTTGGTACACACGTTGATTACGACATGATGGCAAATATCGTTGCAAATCCATTTATGCTTGGATTCTACATTGTTGGTATTTTATCAGCAACTTTCCACTTAACAAATGGTTTGTGGTCATTCTTAGTAAGCTGGGGTATTACACAATCACCACAGTCTCAAAAGATTGCTACTTATGTAACAAACGTTCTTTTCGTAATTCTAAGTGTAGTTGGTGTGGCTGCTATTTTAGCTTTCGTATAA
- the uvrC gene encoding excinuclease ABC subunit UvrC, with protein sequence MNDLIKRKLDILPDQPGCYLMKDRQGTIIYVGKAKVLKNRVRSYFTGTHEGKTQRLVGEIEDFEYIVTSSNLEALILELNLIKLHDPKYNIMLTDDKTYPYLKITNEKYPRLITTRKVKKDKAKYFGPYPNAYAASETKKLLDRLYPLRKCVQLPAKVCLYYHMGQCLAPCVKDIDAHIYHDMIEDMTKFLNGGVETVKKELEDKMLVAAEQLEFERAKEFRDQIAHIETVMQKQKIVSSDTTNRDVFGYAVEKGWMCVQVFFVRQGKLIERDVSIFPIYQDVEEEFLTFVGRFYEKLEHIKPKEIFIPQAIDAAILTELLGVKVLTPKRGQKKELVDLAMKNAEIAVAAKFQLIERQEERTIGACEALGEAMGISAPLRIEAFDNSHMHGTDAVSAMVVFIDGKPAKKEYRKYKTRTAAKHDDYGAMQEVIRRRYTRVLKEGLPLPDLVLIDGGKGQMEVAREVLEDELGLVIPIAGLAKDDKHNTSQLLFGDPPDVVALKRTSDGFYLLQRIQDEVHRFAITFLRQQHEKNAIQSVLDGIEGVGPKRKQQLLKHFGSVKKIREASELALQEAGMPANLANIIYTYFQQQTLSKD encoded by the coding sequence ATGAATGATTTAATTAAACGAAAGCTTGATATTTTACCAGATCAGCCTGGCTGCTATTTGATGAAAGATCGACAAGGGACAATTATTTATGTAGGTAAGGCAAAGGTGCTAAAAAATCGAGTGCGCTCCTATTTTACAGGAACACACGAAGGCAAAACACAACGCCTTGTTGGCGAAATTGAAGATTTTGAGTATATTGTGACTTCATCAAATTTGGAGGCACTTATTTTAGAGTTGAACCTTATAAAGCTACACGATCCTAAATACAATATCATGCTTACAGATGATAAAACGTATCCGTATTTGAAAATTACGAACGAGAAATATCCACGACTTATTACAACACGTAAAGTAAAAAAAGATAAGGCGAAATATTTTGGCCCTTATCCAAATGCTTATGCAGCAAGTGAGACGAAAAAGCTGCTGGATAGACTATATCCACTGCGAAAATGTGTGCAATTACCAGCCAAGGTTTGCTTGTACTATCATATGGGACAGTGTTTAGCTCCGTGTGTAAAGGATATTGATGCTCACATCTATCACGATATGATTGAAGATATGACGAAGTTCTTAAATGGCGGTGTTGAGACAGTAAAAAAAGAACTGGAGGACAAGATGCTAGTTGCTGCAGAGCAACTAGAATTTGAGCGCGCGAAGGAGTTCCGCGATCAAATTGCACATATTGAGACGGTTATGCAAAAACAAAAAATCGTGTCTAGTGATACGACCAACCGTGATGTCTTTGGTTATGCAGTTGAAAAAGGTTGGATGTGTGTGCAAGTGTTTTTCGTTCGTCAAGGCAAGTTAATTGAAAGGGATGTCTCCATTTTCCCAATTTATCAGGACGTGGAGGAAGAATTTTTAACGTTTGTCGGACGCTTTTATGAAAAGCTAGAGCATATTAAACCGAAAGAAATTTTCATTCCACAGGCTATTGATGCGGCAATTTTAACCGAATTATTAGGGGTTAAAGTACTGACACCCAAGCGAGGGCAAAAGAAAGAGCTAGTTGATTTGGCTATGAAAAATGCGGAAATTGCTGTGGCAGCTAAATTCCAATTGATTGAACGACAAGAAGAACGTACAATTGGCGCATGCGAAGCACTAGGCGAAGCAATGGGCATTTCAGCACCACTGCGCATTGAAGCATTCGATAATAGTCATATGCATGGTACGGATGCAGTATCAGCAATGGTTGTTTTTATTGATGGTAAACCGGCAAAGAAAGAATATCGTAAATACAAAACACGAACAGCCGCAAAACATGACGATTACGGGGCAATGCAGGAAGTGATACGACGCCGTTACACGAGGGTATTAAAAGAAGGCTTGCCATTGCCCGATTTAGTGCTAATAGATGGCGGTAAAGGACAGATGGAAGTGGCACGAGAAGTGTTGGAAGATGAACTTGGTCTTGTTATTCCGATCGCTGGTTTAGCAAAAGATGATAAGCATAATACATCTCAGCTCTTATTCGGAGATCCGCCTGATGTTGTCGCATTAAAACGAACGAGTGATGGCTTTTATTTACTTCAACGTATTCAGGATGAAGTGCACCGTTTTGCTATTACATTCCTACGTCAACAGCATGAAAAAAATGCTATTCAATCTGTACTCGATGGCATTGAAGGTGTTGGACCGAAACGAAAGCAACAGCTATTGAAGCATTTTGGCTCAGTTAAAAAGATTCGTGAGGCGAGTGAGCTTGCCCTTCAAGAAGCAGGAATGCCTGCAAACTTAGCGAACATTATTTACACTTATTTTCAGCAGCAGACGTTGTCAAAGGATTAG
- the trxA gene encoding thioredoxin: MAIVHATDATFQDDIKEGLVLVDFWAAWCGPCKMIGPVLEEMDAAGSAAKIVKVDVDNNQGTAAQYQIMSIPSLLLFKNGELVDKTVGFQPKEALEAFIAKHA, from the coding sequence ATGGCAATTGTACATGCAACAGATGCGACGTTCCAAGATGATATTAAAGAAGGCTTAGTATTAGTCGACTTTTGGGCTGCTTGGTGTGGACCATGTAAAATGATTGGACCAGTTCTTGAAGAAATGGATGCTGCGGGTAGTGCTGCTAAAATCGTCAAAGTTGACGTAGATAACAACCAAGGTACTGCTGCACAATACCAAATCATGTCTATTCCTTCACTGCTTTTATTCAAAAATGGTGAATTAGTAGACAAAACTGTTGGTTTCCAACCAAAAGAAGCATTAGAAGCTTTCATCGCAAAACATGCTTAA